A region of Haliotis asinina isolate JCU_RB_2024 chromosome 9, JCU_Hal_asi_v2, whole genome shotgun sequence DNA encodes the following proteins:
- the LOC137296679 gene encoding uncharacterized protein, which produces MRLFFVLLLVALVLMPDSDAWGRRRRRRRRGWFRFRRVVRGVGRAYRIYRRYSHIINPAISAIGKRSIDELDKNKDGNIDQSEAEELMERRAAEDLLSLADENGDSNVSLEEFSRSIHDFMTIHSDQELQDELEKEFADAFDEDSE; this is translated from the exons ATGCGGCTGTTCTTTGTCCTCCTGCTTGTGGCCCTGGTTCTAATGCCAGATTCAGATGCCtggggaagaagaagaagaagaaggagacGAGGCTGGTTTAGGTTCCGTAGAGTAGTTCGAGGTGTAGGGAGGGCCTACAGGATTTACAGACGCTACTCTCACATCATCAATCCAGCAATCT CAGCCATAGGCAAGAGAAGTATTGACGAGCTTGATAAGAACAAGGATGGCaatattgaccaatcagaagctgaGGAACTGATGGAGAGACGGGCAGCCGAAGATCTACTTTCACTTGCTGATGAAAACG GTGATTCGAACGTGAGTTTGGAGGAGTTCTCGAGGAGCATCCATGACTTCATGACCATACATTCAG ACCAAGAGTTGCAAGACGAACTTGAGAAGGAGTTTGCTGATGCATTTGATGAGGACTCAGAATAA